In a genomic window of Paraburkholderia phenazinium:
- a CDS encoding efflux transporter outer membrane subunit, which produces MCPIAVPRARIVAATLGAALLTACTVGPDYKQPHADAPPEWRTDSYWRVAQPSHAPLTPSWWTSFSDATLDTLEGQALAQNQTLAAAVAHYEQAKATLANTSAQQIPEVDLGGTGERFKISKDRPLTAYGTPNQTTVQNGLTVGPSINYDTDLFGRIRREVEGAKASAEQSADDLANARLVLSTDLATDYFSLRELDAEIDVLNQSVVLQQKALDYVTSEHDLGSVSGLDVLQQKSELDATRVQAQLLLVQRAQFEHAIAALVGVPAPQFTIEPKVVNTQVPAIPLGVPSDVLQRRPDVASAERAMAAANAQIGVAKAAFFPSLTLTPSIGWQSTNFADLLSAPSLMWTLGAAFSQVVFDGGRRSANVRFASEGYQAAEANYRQTVLTAFQQVQDGVTGLSVLDGAAKQSHQAVADAQSLLSLANDRYSGGLVAYLDVITAQQSLLTSERQDVQIHGQQMTLSVSLVKALGGGWDVSAPADVKQQAMNQSN; this is translated from the coding sequence GTGTGCCCCATCGCCGTGCCGCGCGCCCGCATCGTGGCGGCGACCCTCGGTGCCGCGCTCCTGACGGCCTGCACCGTGGGCCCCGATTACAAGCAGCCGCATGCCGATGCGCCGCCCGAGTGGCGCACCGATTCATACTGGCGCGTGGCGCAGCCGTCGCATGCGCCGCTCACGCCAAGCTGGTGGACGAGCTTTAGCGACGCGACGCTCGACACGCTCGAAGGCCAGGCGCTCGCGCAGAACCAGACGCTCGCCGCCGCGGTCGCGCATTACGAGCAGGCCAAGGCGACGCTCGCGAATACGTCGGCGCAACAGATACCCGAGGTCGATCTCGGCGGGACGGGCGAGCGTTTCAAGATCTCGAAGGACCGGCCGCTCACTGCCTACGGCACGCCGAATCAGACCACCGTGCAAAACGGCCTGACCGTCGGCCCGTCGATCAACTACGACACGGACCTGTTCGGCCGGATTCGCCGCGAAGTGGAAGGGGCAAAGGCCTCGGCCGAGCAGTCGGCCGACGATCTCGCCAACGCCCGCCTCGTGCTGAGCACCGATCTGGCGACCGACTACTTCTCGCTGCGCGAGCTCGATGCCGAGATCGACGTGCTGAACCAGTCGGTGGTGCTGCAGCAGAAAGCGCTCGACTATGTGACCTCGGAACACGACCTGGGCTCGGTGTCGGGACTCGACGTGCTGCAGCAGAAGTCGGAACTGGATGCGACCAGGGTGCAGGCGCAACTGCTGCTCGTGCAGCGTGCGCAGTTCGAGCATGCGATCGCCGCGCTGGTCGGCGTACCCGCGCCGCAATTCACGATTGAGCCGAAGGTCGTCAACACGCAAGTGCCGGCGATTCCGTTGGGTGTGCCAAGCGATGTGCTGCAGCGGCGTCCCGATGTGGCCTCCGCGGAACGCGCGATGGCCGCGGCGAACGCCCAGATCGGCGTTGCCAAGGCGGCGTTCTTTCCGAGCCTGACGCTCACGCCGAGCATCGGCTGGCAGAGCACCAATTTCGCCGACCTGTTGAGCGCGCCTAGCCTGATGTGGACGCTCGGCGCGGCGTTCTCGCAGGTGGTGTTCGACGGCGGGCGCCGCTCGGCGAACGTCAGGTTCGCGAGCGAAGGCTACCAGGCGGCCGAGGCGAATTATCGCCAGACGGTGCTTACCGCGTTCCAGCAGGTGCAGGACGGCGTGACCGGATTGTCGGTGCTGGATGGCGCGGCGAAGCAGTCGCATCAGGCGGTGGCCGATGCGCAGAGCTTGCTGTCGCTTGCCAACGATCGTTATTCCGGCGGCCTCGTTGCCTATCTGGATGTGATTACCGCACAGCAGTCGCTCCTCACGAGCGAGCGCCAGGACGTGCAGATTCACGGCCAGCAGATGACCCTGTCGGTTTCGCTGGTGAAGGCGCTGGGTGGCGGCTGGGATGTCAGCGCGCCGGCCGACGTCAAACAGCAGGCCATGAATCAGTCGAACTGA
- a CDS encoding efflux RND transporter permease subunit, with amino-acid sequence MWIVNVALKRPYTFIVMAILILLATPFVLLTTPVDVLPEINIPVVSIIWSYTGLSAEDMANRITSVNERSLTTTVNDIEHIESQSLAGITIIKLFLQPNANIQTAIAQTVAVEQAQLKQMPPGATPPLVISYSASSIPVIQLGLSSPKLSEQDLNDTALNFLRPQLVTIPGAAVPYPYGGKSRLVSVDLDTRALLAKGLTPADVVNAFNAQNLILPTGTAKIGPTEYTVNMNGSPPTVAGLNDIPVRTLNGATTYLREVAHVRDGFSPQTNVVRQDGHRGVLMSVLKTGSSSTLAIVDALKALLPTARSALPPDLKITALFDQSVFVKAAVQGVIREALIAAALTAAMILLFLGNWRSTCIIAVSIPLSILTSLIVLHALGQTINIMTLGGLALAVGILVDDATVTIENIERHLHMGTNLHDAILEGAGEIAVPALVSTLCICIVFVPMFFLTGVAKYLFVPLAEAVVFAMLASYVLSRTLVPTLAMLLMGHAHKPKTGGKPNPFMRIYHRFDAGFERMRAAYIVILSSVLVRRGRFGAIFLGFCVVSMGLVFVLGEDFFPTVDAGDIRLHMRAPTGTRIEETARLADEVEKVVRQVVPAKELETILDNLGLPYSGINLSYSNSGTIGTLDGEIQVALNEDHKPTQRYIDKLRAILPQRFPGVEFFFQPADIVTQILNFGLPAAIDVQIVGNDQQGNFDVARKLYKQVRLIPGTVDTHIQQKLDEPVINLQMDRTRLQQLNLNANNVAQNVLISLSGSSQTAPSFWFNNKNGVEYSVAVQTPQYDVSSIDQLLRTPVSAVANGPTQLLGNLVQVSPQNQFAVVTHYNIRPVIDLYVSVEGRDLGSVATQVNKLVDQARASLPRGSQIVVRGQVQTMRTSFFGLGVGVAMAIVLVYLLIVVNFQSWVDPLIIVSALPAALAGIVWMLFLTGTHLSVPALTGAIMTMGVATANSILMVSFARQRLATGAPPLTAALEAGASRIRPVLMTAFAMIIGMIPMALGLGEGAEQNAPLGRAVIGGLLFATISTLFFVPLVFAAIHTRLARRNGGAHDEQGPDDGASAGDGKHA; translated from the coding sequence ATGTGGATTGTCAACGTTGCGCTAAAGCGGCCATACACGTTCATCGTGATGGCTATTCTGATCCTGCTGGCGACGCCATTTGTCCTGCTGACGACGCCAGTCGACGTGCTGCCGGAAATCAACATTCCGGTCGTCAGTATCATCTGGAGCTACACGGGTCTGTCCGCAGAAGACATGGCCAACCGGATCACTTCGGTCAATGAGCGCAGTCTGACCACGACCGTCAACGACATCGAGCATATCGAGTCGCAGTCGCTCGCCGGTATCACGATCATCAAGCTGTTCCTGCAGCCGAACGCGAACATTCAGACCGCCATCGCCCAGACAGTTGCGGTCGAACAGGCGCAGTTGAAGCAGATGCCGCCGGGCGCCACGCCGCCGCTGGTGATCAGCTATTCGGCTTCCAGTATTCCGGTGATCCAGCTCGGGCTGTCCAGTCCAAAACTCTCGGAGCAGGATCTCAACGACACCGCGCTCAACTTCCTGCGCCCGCAACTGGTGACGATCCCAGGGGCGGCGGTGCCGTATCCGTACGGCGGCAAGTCGCGTCTGGTGTCGGTCGACCTCGACACGCGGGCCTTGCTCGCGAAGGGGCTGACGCCGGCCGACGTGGTCAACGCCTTCAATGCGCAGAACCTGATTCTGCCGACCGGCACGGCAAAGATCGGTCCAACGGAATACACCGTCAACATGAACGGTTCGCCGCCTACCGTGGCGGGCCTGAACGACATTCCGGTGCGCACGCTCAATGGTGCGACCACGTATCTGCGGGAGGTGGCGCACGTTCGCGACGGCTTCTCTCCTCAGACCAACGTGGTGCGCCAGGACGGTCACCGTGGCGTGCTGATGTCGGTGCTCAAGACGGGCAGTTCATCCACGCTGGCGATCGTCGATGCGCTGAAGGCGCTGCTGCCGACCGCTCGCTCCGCGTTGCCGCCTGATCTGAAGATTACTGCGCTGTTCGACCAGTCGGTGTTCGTCAAGGCGGCGGTGCAGGGCGTGATTCGCGAAGCGTTGATCGCGGCGGCGCTGACCGCGGCCATGATTCTGCTGTTCCTCGGCAACTGGCGCAGCACCTGCATTATTGCGGTGTCGATTCCTCTGTCGATTCTCACCTCGCTGATCGTTTTGCATGCCTTAGGCCAGACCATCAACATCATGACGCTGGGCGGGCTCGCGCTAGCGGTCGGGATTCTGGTGGACGACGCAACGGTGACGATCGAAAACATCGAGCGCCATTTGCACATGGGCACGAATCTGCACGACGCGATTCTCGAAGGCGCCGGTGAAATCGCGGTGCCGGCGCTGGTTTCGACGCTGTGTATCTGTATCGTGTTCGTGCCGATGTTCTTCCTGACCGGCGTGGCGAAATACCTGTTCGTGCCGCTCGCCGAAGCGGTGGTGTTCGCCATGCTCGCCTCGTACGTGCTCTCGCGTACGCTGGTGCCGACCTTGGCCATGCTGCTGATGGGTCATGCGCACAAGCCGAAAACGGGCGGCAAGCCGAATCCGTTCATGCGTATCTATCACCGCTTCGACGCCGGCTTCGAGCGCATGCGTGCCGCCTACATCGTGATCCTGAGCAGCGTGCTGGTGCGTCGCGGCAGGTTCGGCGCCATCTTCCTCGGTTTTTGCGTGGTCTCGATGGGCCTCGTGTTCGTGCTCGGCGAAGACTTTTTCCCGACCGTCGACGCCGGCGATATCCGCTTGCACATGCGCGCGCCGACCGGCACGCGGATCGAAGAAACCGCGCGGCTTGCCGACGAGGTGGAAAAGGTCGTGCGTCAGGTGGTGCCGGCCAAGGAGCTCGAGACCATTCTCGACAACCTGGGCTTGCCGTATAGCGGTATTAATCTCTCGTATAGCAACTCGGGCACGATCGGCACACTTGACGGCGAAATTCAGGTGGCGCTTAACGAAGATCACAAGCCGACCCAGCGCTATATCGACAAGCTGCGGGCTATCCTGCCGCAGCGTTTTCCGGGCGTGGAGTTTTTCTTCCAGCCGGCTGACATCGTGACGCAGATTCTGAACTTCGGGCTGCCCGCGGCCATCGACGTGCAGATCGTCGGCAACGACCAGCAAGGCAACTTCGACGTGGCGCGCAAGCTGTACAAGCAGGTGCGGCTGATTCCCGGCACGGTGGACACGCACATCCAGCAGAAGCTCGACGAGCCGGTGATCAATCTGCAGATGGATCGTACCCGTTTGCAGCAACTGAACCTGAACGCCAACAACGTGGCGCAGAACGTGCTGATCTCGCTGTCGGGCAGTTCGCAAACGGCGCCGAGCTTCTGGTTCAACAACAAGAACGGCGTGGAATACAGCGTGGCCGTGCAGACGCCGCAGTATGACGTGTCGTCGATCGACCAGTTGTTGCGCACGCCGGTTTCGGCCGTGGCCAACGGGCCGACGCAACTGCTCGGCAACCTGGTGCAGGTGTCGCCGCAGAACCAGTTCGCCGTTGTCACGCACTACAACATCCGGCCGGTGATCGACCTGTATGTAAGCGTGGAGGGCCGCGACCTGGGCAGCGTGGCGACCCAGGTGAACAAGCTGGTCGACCAGGCTCGCGCGAGCTTGCCGCGCGGCAGCCAGATCGTAGTGCGGGGCCAGGTGCAGACCATGCGTACCTCGTTCTTCGGCCTGGGCGTGGGCGTTGCGATGGCGATCGTGCTGGTGTACCTGCTGATCGTCGTGAACTTCCAGTCGTGGGTCGACCCGCTCATCATCGTTAGCGCGTTGCCGGCGGCCCTGGCGGGGATCGTGTGGATGCTGTTCCTCACCGGCACGCACCTGAGCGTGCCGGCGTTGACGGGCGCGATCATGACCATGGGGGTGGCGACCGCGAACAGTATTCTGATGGTGTCGTTCGCGCGGCAGCGGCTCGCCACCGGTGCGCCGCCGCTCACCGCGGCGCTCGAGGCGGGGGCCAGCCGGATCCGGCCGGTGCTGATGACCGCCTTCGCCATGATCATCGGCATGATTCCGATGGCGCTGGGTCTCGGCGAGGGTGCCGAGCAGAACGCGCCGCTCGGTCGGGCGGTGATCGGCGGCCTGCTGTTTGCAACGATATCGACGCTCTTTTTCGTCCCGCTGGTTTTTGCGGCGATCCACACACGTCTCGCTCGCCGCAACGGTGGCGCGCATGACGAGCAGGGCCCCGACGACGGCGCTAGCGCCGGCGATGGCAAGCACGCGTAA
- a CDS encoding GNAT family N-acetyltransferase, which translates to MADTPILISTDRCWLRAASASDYAALDAAIGSPQFPYELPLADLKRRGKLQAWFESMLALSLEGRARVFSIDLAGSTRCVGQVSLMQRDVPASWNLSYWLHPSCWGAGFAVEAAQAVIRYGFTAMAVGEVWAGAAHWNQRSIRTLDKLGLQPVENTPPSNGAGSAPDDLHICSLSRERWLQTWGESEGGLA; encoded by the coding sequence ATGGCAGACACCCCCATCCTCATTTCAACCGATCGCTGTTGGCTGAGAGCCGCGAGCGCCTCCGATTACGCCGCGCTGGATGCAGCCATCGGTTCACCGCAATTTCCCTATGAGCTTCCGCTGGCCGATCTGAAGCGGCGCGGCAAGCTGCAAGCATGGTTCGAGTCGATGCTGGCGCTGTCTCTGGAAGGCCGGGCGCGCGTATTCTCAATCGACCTCGCGGGCAGCACGCGTTGCGTGGGCCAGGTGTCGCTCATGCAGCGCGACGTGCCGGCAAGCTGGAATCTGTCCTACTGGCTGCACCCTTCCTGCTGGGGCGCGGGCTTCGCCGTCGAAGCGGCGCAAGCGGTGATCCGCTACGGCTTCACGGCGATGGCGGTCGGCGAAGTATGGGCCGGCGCGGCGCACTGGAACCAGCGCAGCATCAGGACGCTCGACAAGCTCGGGCTGCAGCCCGTCGAAAACACCCCGCCGTCGAACGGCGCCGGCAGCGCGCCGGACGACTTGCACATCTGCTCGCTATCGCGCGAGCGCTGGCTGCAGACATGGGGTGAATCGGAGGGTGGGTTGGCGTGA
- a CDS encoding DMT family transporter, with translation MNIPTKPTASLTVERGMPAAPAPLVSAYGSYAKGLLCCLLATVSFGLMFPVMTSALTHIDPFTFTSLRYVVASAAFLVLLQHKEGTAALRLKGEPVLLAWALGSIGFAGFGAFVFLGQQMAGRDGALTASIMMATQPMLGLLVNSAARRVLPPLYSFLFILLSFCGVTLVVTKGDIAGLLHEPQDYAANALIVLGALCWVIYTFGASFFKQWSPLRYTTMTIWLGLTTIIALNVVLFAVHAVAVPTLAEVGAIAPHLLYMGLGAGFIGILSWNLGNRILTPLNGVLFMDVVPLTTFIVSALAGVIATPIQIAGGGMTCAALVLNNLYLRRRGRRVARG, from the coding sequence ATGAATATACCCACCAAGCCGACGGCTTCTCTCACCGTCGAACGCGGCATGCCGGCCGCACCGGCCCCGCTGGTCAGCGCATATGGCAGCTACGCGAAAGGCCTGCTGTGCTGCCTGCTCGCAACGGTCTCGTTCGGTCTGATGTTCCCCGTGATGACGAGCGCCCTGACGCACATCGATCCGTTCACGTTCACCTCGTTGCGTTACGTCGTTGCTAGCGCTGCGTTTCTGGTGCTGCTGCAGCACAAGGAGGGCACGGCGGCGCTCAGGTTGAAGGGCGAGCCGGTTCTGCTCGCGTGGGCGCTGGGTTCGATCGGCTTTGCAGGTTTTGGCGCGTTCGTCTTTCTCGGCCAGCAAATGGCGGGACGCGACGGTGCGCTGACCGCCTCGATCATGATGGCCACCCAGCCGATGCTCGGCCTGCTGGTCAATTCGGCTGCGCGGCGCGTGTTGCCGCCGCTCTATTCTTTTCTGTTCATCCTGCTGTCGTTTTGCGGAGTCACGCTCGTGGTCACCAAGGGCGACATTGCCGGCTTGCTGCACGAACCGCAGGACTATGCGGCCAATGCGCTGATCGTATTGGGCGCGTTGTGCTGGGTGATCTACACCTTCGGCGCAAGCTTCTTCAAGCAGTGGTCGCCGCTCCGGTATACGACGATGACGATCTGGCTCGGACTGACTACGATCATTGCGCTCAACGTGGTGCTCTTCGCGGTGCATGCGGTGGCCGTGCCGACGCTTGCGGAGGTGGGCGCGATCGCACCGCATCTGCTTTATATGGGTCTGGGCGCGGGCTTCATCGGCATCCTCAGCTGGAATCTCGGCAACCGGATCCTGACGCCGCTCAACGGCGTGCTCTTCATGGACGTGGTGCCGCTCACGACCTTCATCGTGTCCGCGCTGGCGGGTGTGATCGCCACGCCCATACAGATTGCAGGCGGCGGCATGACGTGTGCCGCGCTGGTTCTCAACAATCTGTATTTGCGGCGTCGGGGACGGCGGGTTGCAAGAGGGTAA
- a CDS encoding heavy metal sensor histidine kinase: MNRSIARRLAMMFALVALSVFTLVGSGLFLVMRAQLDHHLRESLDDRMEIAKIIVSHSITSEKWRMAREKLTDMSPRDGTTIYSVSSTDPAFHYGQPVQGRVTDSWPGGYTRVQPDVGQAMLTNTVSIPASGVRPAVQLQVAASCQPNVRTMRAFGAALAALSALGSLAVLLLSYSVTRIGLAPLRRLTKDASEVSPNNRSQRLNTASLPLELNDLANSFNGALERLDGAYGRLESFNADVAHELRTPVTILIGQTEVALTRNRSVDDLRHTLQSNLEEFERMRAIINDMLFLARADQGERATGLVEVSLAAEVARTLEFLEIPFEEAHVRAVSRGDAVALVNRSLFGRACTNLLMNAIQHCAPHDTVRVTIAREEDQVRIAVGNPGPPIDPSTLDHLFDRFYRAEESRTNSRENHGLGLAIVKAIAEMHRGTVSVESADGVNTFAFSVDASRIDLQGVRETAVTVERNVSGVGSAGCINGAHKVTAEPAPAGRMTM, translated from the coding sequence ATGAACCGCTCGATTGCCCGCCGGCTGGCGATGATGTTCGCACTCGTCGCCTTGTCGGTCTTTACGCTGGTCGGCTCGGGGTTGTTTCTCGTGATGCGGGCGCAACTGGACCACCACTTGCGCGAGTCGCTCGACGACCGCATGGAGATTGCGAAGATCATCGTGTCTCACTCGATCACGTCCGAGAAGTGGCGCATGGCGCGCGAGAAGCTGACGGACATGTCGCCGCGCGACGGCACCACGATCTACTCGGTGTCCAGCACCGACCCGGCGTTCCATTATGGCCAGCCGGTCCAGGGGCGCGTAACGGATAGCTGGCCGGGTGGCTATACGCGGGTGCAACCGGACGTCGGACAAGCCATGCTTACCAACACGGTGTCGATCCCGGCGAGCGGTGTGCGGCCCGCCGTGCAACTGCAGGTGGCGGCGAGCTGTCAGCCTAACGTGCGCACCATGCGGGCATTCGGCGCGGCGCTCGCCGCGCTCTCGGCGTTGGGCAGCCTGGCGGTGCTGCTGCTGAGCTATTCGGTCACGCGGATCGGACTCGCGCCGCTCAGGCGTCTGACCAAAGATGCCTCCGAGGTCAGCCCGAACAATCGCTCGCAGCGCCTCAATACGGCTTCGCTGCCGCTCGAACTGAATGACCTTGCCAATTCCTTCAACGGCGCGCTGGAACGGCTCGATGGCGCCTATGGCCGGCTCGAGTCGTTCAATGCCGACGTCGCCCACGAACTGCGCACGCCGGTGACCATCCTGATCGGCCAGACCGAAGTGGCGCTGACCCGCAACCGCTCGGTCGACGATCTGCGCCATACGTTGCAATCGAATCTGGAAGAGTTCGAACGCATGCGCGCGATCATCAACGACATGCTGTTCCTCGCGCGTGCCGACCAGGGCGAGCGCGCCACGGGGTTGGTCGAAGTGTCGCTGGCAGCCGAAGTGGCCCGCACGCTGGAGTTCCTCGAGATCCCGTTCGAAGAGGCTCACGTGCGCGCGGTTTCACGCGGCGATGCGGTGGCGCTGGTGAACCGCTCGCTGTTCGGCCGCGCCTGCACCAATCTGTTGATGAACGCGATCCAGCACTGTGCGCCGCACGATACGGTCCGGGTGACGATTGCGCGCGAGGAGGACCAGGTTCGCATCGCGGTCGGCAATCCGGGGCCGCCAATCGATCCTTCCACGCTGGATCATCTGTTCGACCGCTTCTATCGCGCGGAAGAGTCGCGTACCAATAGCCGCGAGAATCACGGCCTGGGGCTGGCGATCGTCAAGGCGATTGCCGAGATGCATCGCGGCACGGTGTCGGTCGAAAGTGCCGACGGTGTGAATACGTTTGCGTTCTCGGTCGACGCTTCGCGTATAGACCTGCAAGGCGTGCGCGAGACGGCGGTGACGGTCGAGCGTAACGTCAGTGGTGTCGGCAGTGCCGGTTGCATCAATGGCGCTCACAAGGTCACCGCCGAGCCGGCTCCGGCAGGGCGTATGACGATGTGA
- a CDS encoding type II toxin-antitoxin system HicB family antitoxin, which translates to MKDKVFEHKGYAGSIDFSLEDKILHGKILFIDDLVNYEGETLDALNSAFVEAVEFYLATCAEEGVAPDKPCSGVFNVRVPRDLHKQAQMEAARRGLTLNEFVRISIENEVNGARSVTIHNHEHTHTHSHVESAEFAVTTSTYKEISKWKHEAEKPLEH; encoded by the coding sequence ATGAAAGATAAAGTTTTTGAGCACAAAGGTTATGCAGGATCCATTGATTTCAGTCTGGAGGACAAGATACTTCACGGAAAGATCTTGTTCATCGATGATCTTGTCAACTACGAAGGCGAAACGCTTGATGCGTTGAATTCAGCTTTCGTAGAGGCCGTCGAATTTTATCTGGCGACCTGTGCCGAAGAAGGTGTCGCGCCGGACAAACCCTGCAGCGGGGTTTTCAACGTGCGCGTGCCCAGGGATCTCCATAAGCAAGCTCAGATGGAAGCGGCCCGGCGTGGTTTGACTCTCAATGAGTTCGTTCGGATTTCCATTGAGAACGAGGTGAATGGTGCGCGCAGCGTAACGATTCATAACCACGAACACACGCATACACATAGCCATGTCGAGAGTGCGGAGTTCGCAGTCACAACGTCTACCTACAAAGAAATTTCTAAATGGAAACACGAAGCCGAAAAGCCGCTAGAGCACTGA
- a CDS encoding heavy metal response regulator transcription factor has protein sequence MKLLIVEDEHKVVDYLRSGLTEQGWVVDIALDGEEGMHLATEFDYDVIVLDVMLPKRDGFSVLKALRMRKSTPVIMLTARDHINDRVRGLREGADDYLTKPFSFLELVERLHALARRTRSQESTLISVGDLFVDLIGRRATRDGVRLDLTAKEFQLLSVLARRQGDILSKTAITELVWDVNFDSHTNVVETAIKRLRAKLDGPFRTKLLHTVRGMGYVLEVREEAELS, from the coding sequence ATGAAACTGCTCATCGTTGAAGATGAACACAAAGTGGTGGACTATCTGCGCTCGGGCTTGACGGAGCAGGGCTGGGTGGTCGACATCGCACTCGACGGCGAGGAAGGCATGCATCTGGCCACGGAGTTCGACTACGACGTGATCGTCCTCGACGTGATGCTGCCCAAGCGCGACGGCTTCAGCGTGCTCAAGGCGCTGCGCATGCGCAAATCCACGCCGGTGATCATGCTGACCGCACGCGATCACATCAACGACCGCGTGCGCGGTCTGCGCGAAGGCGCGGACGATTATCTGACCAAGCCCTTCTCATTCCTCGAACTGGTGGAGCGGCTGCACGCCCTGGCGCGCCGCACCCGTTCGCAGGAATCCACGCTGATCTCGGTTGGCGATCTGTTCGTGGATCTGATCGGCCGCCGTGCCACGCGCGACGGCGTGCGCCTCGATCTGACCGCCAAGGAATTCCAGTTGCTGAGCGTGCTGGCGCGCCGCCAGGGCGACATCCTGTCGAAGACGGCGATTACCGAGCTGGTCTGGGACGTCAACTTCGACAGCCACACGAACGTGGTCGAGACCGCGATCAAGCGGTTGCGCGCCAAGCTCGACGGCCCGTTCCGCACCAAGCTGCTGCACACGGTGCGCGGCATGGGCTATGTACTCGAAGTACGTGAGGAGGCGGAATTGTCATGA
- a CDS encoding efflux RND transporter periplasmic adaptor subunit, whose protein sequence is MTEKTHASLAIPARDTEDGHALPPRNREWKRAKIAILIVLVLLAIGALRTVVADILQNRSVADTTQQNAREYVNVVTPKQSDGTGNTLLPGTLRGYVESPIYARATGYLLHWYVDIGARVKQGQLLADLDTPEIDQELAQAVAQRDQINSSLGLAKSSYERWQQLRQRDAVSQQELDERQSTYTQDVANLAAAEANVRRLNQLESFKRIVAPFDGVVTQRNVDVGDLIDAGSGTSRSLFALAQSDPLRVYVQLPQAYAQNVSVGKDVIVTQAELPGKQFHGSISHISGAIDVPTRSLQIEVRLPNPDGALRPGAYVQVAVPAVAHSDIIVPGNALLFRAEGPRIAVVDSNGVVHLHKVVIAQDLGQTLEIESGIDANDKVIINPSDSIADGDRVQIEQPSDNSKGAS, encoded by the coding sequence ATGACTGAAAAAACTCATGCTTCGCTAGCGATTCCCGCACGGGACACCGAGGACGGGCACGCGCTGCCACCCCGCAACCGCGAATGGAAACGCGCCAAGATCGCCATCCTGATCGTGCTGGTGCTGCTTGCCATAGGCGCGTTGCGCACCGTGGTGGCGGATATTCTGCAAAACCGTTCGGTGGCGGACACGACCCAGCAAAATGCCAGGGAGTACGTGAATGTCGTCACACCCAAGCAGAGCGACGGCACCGGCAACACGCTGCTGCCGGGCACGCTGCGCGGCTATGTGGAGTCGCCGATCTATGCGCGCGCCACGGGTTATCTGCTGCACTGGTATGTCGATATCGGCGCACGGGTGAAGCAGGGCCAGTTGCTGGCCGATCTCGACACGCCGGAAATCGATCAGGAACTGGCGCAGGCCGTCGCCCAGCGCGACCAGATCAACTCGAGCCTGGGGCTGGCGAAGAGTTCGTATGAACGTTGGCAGCAACTGCGTCAGCGCGATGCGGTCTCGCAACAGGAACTGGACGAGCGGCAGAGCACCTACACGCAGGACGTGGCGAATCTCGCTGCGGCTGAAGCCAACGTGAGGCGCCTGAACCAGCTCGAATCGTTCAAGCGGATCGTCGCGCCGTTCGACGGCGTGGTGACGCAACGCAACGTCGACGTCGGCGACCTGATCGATGCGGGCAGCGGCACGAGCCGTTCGCTGTTCGCGCTGGCCCAGTCCGATCCGCTGCGCGTGTATGTGCAATTGCCGCAGGCCTACGCGCAAAACGTGTCGGTGGGCAAGGATGTGATCGTGACCCAGGCGGAACTGCCGGGTAAGCAGTTTCACGGCAGCATCAGCCATATTTCCGGTGCGATCGACGTGCCGACCCGTTCGCTGCAGATCGAAGTGCGGCTGCCGAATCCGGACGGCGCGTTGCGGCCGGGCGCCTACGTTCAGGTCGCCGTGCCGGCTGTCGCGCATTCCGACATCATCGTGCCGGGCAATGCGCTGCTGTTCCGCGCGGAAGGTCCGCGCATCGCGGTCGTCGACAGCAACGGCGTCGTGCATCTGCACAAGGTCGTGATTGCGCAGGATCTGGGGCAGACGCTCGAGATCGAAAGCGGCATCGACGCGAACGACAAGGTCATCATCAATCCGAGCGATTCGATTGCGGATGGCGATCGCGTGCAGATCGAGCAGCCGTCGGACAACAGCAAGGGGGCGTCGTGA
- a CDS encoding type II toxin-antitoxin system HicA family toxin, which translates to MSKLEKLRQRVAEFPADFSWDERVVLMEDFGFAEKTKKGGSYRTFFDGSGRKIFLHKPHPGSIVKVYSVRNVVEKLREFGLMDAGE; encoded by the coding sequence GTGTCGAAGCTAGAGAAGTTACGCCAACGTGTCGCCGAGTTTCCGGCAGACTTTTCATGGGACGAGAGGGTCGTGCTCATGGAGGATTTCGGGTTCGCGGAAAAGACGAAGAAGGGCGGCTCGTACAGAACATTTTTTGATGGTAGTGGCAGAAAGATTTTTCTCCATAAACCGCATCCGGGGTCGATCGTCAAAGTTTATTCCGTACGGAACGTCGTGGAGAAGCTCCGCGAATTCGGTTTAATGGATGCCGGAGAATAG